A window of Mucilaginibacter paludis DSM 18603 contains these coding sequences:
- a CDS encoding DUF4134 domain-containing protein codes for MMKKLKVQVKPESVHSRKKQLFVKGWLLTVTLCVYQMLCSVTAYCQDGAAGINEATNKVKGYFDSGCNLMYAIGAVVGLIGAVKVFNKWNAGEPDTNKVAAAWFGSCIFLVVVATVLKSFFGI; via the coding sequence ATGATGAAAAAATTAAAAGTTCAGGTGAAGCCTGAAAGTGTACACAGCAGGAAAAAGCAATTGTTTGTCAAAGGATGGCTATTAACGGTAACGCTTTGCGTGTACCAGATGCTTTGCAGTGTGACTGCTTATTGCCAGGACGGCGCGGCAGGGATAAATGAAGCGACCAATAAGGTCAAAGGCTACTTTGATTCAGGTTGTAACCTGATGTATGCCATTGGCGCGGTTGTGGGCCTTATCGGTGCGGTGAAAGTGTTCAATAAGTGGAATGCCGGCGAGCCGGACACCAATAAGGTGGCAGCGGCCTGGTTTGGCTCTTGTATCTTTTTAGTAGTAGTAGCTACGGTACTAAAATCCTTCTTTGGAATATAA
- a CDS encoding TraG family conjugative transposon ATPase produces the protein MIEIEKILPVWKVERDAMISMSGDITFAWRVEHAETGTLSQQNFEAQHLAMVKAVRVLLPDTVLHKADWYTKGKVKADFVRAGDGVLSLASERFFNERPYLDHECFLFITLKPLARKLSSSAYANILRKSISPVEVKDEKRYKDFVSACGQFERIIADSGLMSMRRLLEPELCGTANTAGIIEKYLFLLRPNQQPVIRDIHLRDGLRVGDQHCELYTLSDAADLPAFCGSRINYDKYSTDRSKYSIGFASPLGQFLDCNHIYSQYLFIGDAHKTIKALEAKKLRLQSLSAYSRENAISRDACNDFLNEAIGQQRLPVKAHFNVLAWADNVSELAELRNKVGSAMASMDAVCKQETDGAAQIWFAGMPGNAADFPMNDTFDTFAEQAVCFFNMETSYRSSMSPFGIRLGDRTSGYPLHVDISDEPILRGWTTNRNKFIIGPSGSGKSFFTNHMVRSYYEQGAHVVLVDVGHSYKGLCDLMGGYYFTYSEKSPIRFNPFYIAEGDTLDTEKKESIKTLLMTLWKKDDESYTRSEYVAISNALTLYYEYLGLHPDVFPCFNSFYEFLMEEYLQVLEDGKVQERNFDVDNFLYVLNPYYKGGEFDYLLNATSNLDLLNERFIVFELDEIKEHAILLPIVTIIIMEVFISKMRKLKGVRKMILLEEVWKAISREGTAEYIKYLFKTVRKFFGEAVVVTQEIEDIISSPIVKQAIINNSDCKILLDQSKYQNKFDDVQALMGLTGKEKAQILSMNKANDPTKKYKEVFISLGGQQSKVYRTEVSLEEYLCYSTEEKEKMKVQEYAAKYGDIRKGIAVLAAELRNGAKIF, from the coding sequence ATGATAGAGATCGAAAAAATACTGCCGGTCTGGAAAGTAGAACGGGATGCCATGATCTCCATGTCAGGCGATATCACGTTTGCATGGCGGGTGGAACACGCCGAAACGGGTACGCTTTCGCAACAGAATTTCGAGGCGCAGCATTTGGCCATGGTAAAAGCGGTCAGGGTGTTGTTGCCCGATACCGTGTTGCATAAAGCAGACTGGTACACTAAAGGTAAAGTAAAGGCGGATTTCGTGCGGGCAGGTGATGGTGTATTGTCTTTGGCCTCGGAGCGGTTCTTTAACGAAAGACCGTACTTAGACCATGAGTGTTTCCTGTTCATTACCTTAAAGCCGCTGGCTCGTAAGCTGTCATCTTCAGCATATGCCAATATCCTGCGCAAGTCGATCTCTCCTGTGGAGGTGAAAGATGAAAAACGCTACAAAGATTTTGTTTCGGCCTGCGGGCAGTTTGAGCGGATCATAGCGGACAGCGGCTTGATGAGTATGCGGCGACTTTTGGAGCCGGAATTATGTGGCACGGCTAACACGGCGGGTATCATTGAAAAATACCTGTTCCTGTTACGACCGAATCAGCAGCCGGTGATCAGGGACATTCATTTACGTGATGGCTTGCGGGTTGGTGACCAGCATTGCGAACTGTATACCTTATCGGATGCTGCCGACTTGCCTGCCTTTTGCGGGAGTCGTATCAACTATGATAAGTATTCCACGGACCGCAGTAAATACAGTATTGGGTTTGCTTCTCCGCTCGGACAGTTCCTGGACTGTAACCACATTTACAGCCAGTACCTGTTTATTGGCGATGCCCATAAAACGATCAAGGCGCTGGAAGCGAAAAAGCTGCGTTTACAATCGCTATCCGCTTATTCCAGGGAGAACGCGATCTCGCGGGATGCCTGCAATGATTTCCTGAATGAGGCCATTGGGCAACAGCGCCTTCCGGTCAAGGCACATTTTAACGTTTTGGCTTGGGCGGATAATGTTTCCGAGCTGGCAGAATTGCGGAATAAAGTAGGCTCTGCTATGGCTTCGATGGATGCGGTCTGTAAGCAGGAAACCGATGGCGCGGCACAGATTTGGTTCGCGGGGATGCCGGGAAATGCGGCGGATTTCCCGATGAATGACACCTTCGACACTTTTGCGGAGCAGGCCGTTTGTTTCTTCAACATGGAAACGAGTTACCGTTCCTCCATGTCGCCTTTCGGCATCCGGCTGGGCGACCGCACTTCGGGTTACCCCTTGCATGTGGATATATCAGATGAACCGATCCTTCGGGGCTGGACGACCAATCGCAATAAATTTATCATCGGCCCGAGCGGTTCGGGTAAGAGTTTTTTTACCAATCACATGGTGCGTTCTTACTACGAGCAGGGTGCGCACGTCGTTCTGGTGGATGTAGGCCACAGTTATAAAGGGCTTTGCGACCTGATGGGCGGCTATTATTTTACCTATTCGGAGAAATCGCCCATCCGTTTTAATCCTTTTTATATCGCTGAAGGCGATACGCTGGATACCGAAAAAAAGGAGAGCATCAAAACTTTGCTAATGACGCTTTGGAAAAAGGATGACGAAAGCTATACCCGCTCAGAGTATGTGGCCATATCCAATGCGCTGACCCTTTATTATGAGTATTTGGGTTTGCATCCTGATGTATTCCCTTGTTTTAATTCCTTTTATGAATTCCTGATGGAGGAATACCTGCAAGTGTTGGAAGATGGTAAAGTGCAGGAACGAAATTTTGATGTCGATAATTTCCTGTATGTACTGAATCCTTACTATAAAGGCGGTGAGTTTGATTATTTGCTGAATGCCACCAGTAACCTTGACCTGCTTAACGAGCGCTTTATCGTTTTCGAGCTGGACGAGATAAAGGAGCATGCCATTTTGCTGCCTATCGTAACGATCATCATCATGGAGGTATTCATCTCCAAAATGCGCAAGCTGAAGGGTGTGCGTAAGATGATCTTACTGGAAGAAGTGTGGAAAGCGATCTCCCGTGAAGGTACAGCAGAGTACATTAAATATTTGTTTAAAACGGTGCGTAAGTTTTTCGGTGAGGCGGTAGTCGTTACCCAGGAGATCGAGGATATCATTTCATCGCCCATCGTTAAGCAGGCCATCATCAATAACTCTGACTGTAAGATCCTGCTGGACCAGAGCAAGTACCAGAACAAGTTTGACGATGTACAGGCGCTCATGGGTTTGACCGGTAAGGAAAAGGCGCAGATCCTTTCTATGAACAAGGCCAATGACCCGACCAAAAAGTACAAAGAGGTGTTCATTTCACTCGGCGGCCAGCAGAGCAAGGTGTACCGTACAGAGGTTAGCCTGGAAGAATACCTCTGCTATTCAACCGAAGAAAAGGAAAAGATGAAAGTACAGGAATACGCCGCAAAGTACGGCGATATCCGTAAAGGGATCGCCGTACTTGCGGCTGAGCTCCGTAACGGAGCGAAGATTTTTTAA
- a CDS encoding DUF4133 domain-containing protein, with translation MSTVYQINKGINKPIEFRGLYGQYIAYLAVGLVVLLLTFIILYLLGTGLMVIVPLVFALGGGLFFSVNRLSKRFGVNGLEKYMAKRGLPNYVRFSSRRVFTTLRSSGKVGV, from the coding sequence ATGAGTACAGTATATCAAATTAATAAGGGGATTAATAAACCCATAGAATTCCGGGGCCTATACGGCCAGTATATCGCCTACCTGGCGGTCGGGCTGGTCGTACTGCTGCTAACCTTTATTATCCTTTACCTGCTGGGTACCGGCCTGATGGTCATTGTGCCGCTGGTATTTGCCCTGGGTGGCGGTTTGTTCTTTTCTGTCAATCGCCTATCTAAACGCTTCGGTGTTAATGGCTTGGAAAAGTATATGGCCAAACGTGGGCTGCCGAATTATGTAAGGTTCAGTTCCAGGCGGGTATTTACGACGCTGCGTTCGTCGGGAAAGGTGGGCGTATGA